The Geobacter sp. genome has a window encoding:
- a CDS encoding glutaredoxin family protein yields MIRRILICTLLFVTGLTATAIAQEPADQSIVTPPAKGAQTYPSVVIYTLSTCPHCAAAKEYLHQHNIPFSNREVDTDETQMAELMKIYDEMGVPEKKRGVPLLVIGGTIRMQGFTPEKFEKAMQEAK; encoded by the coding sequence ATGATCCGGCGCATTCTCATCTGCACCCTGCTGTTCGTCACCGGCCTGACAGCCACGGCAATCGCCCAGGAACCAGCCGACCAGTCCATCGTCACTCCGCCTGCCAAGGGGGCACAGACATACCCCTCCGTGGTCATCTACACCCTCTCCACCTGCCCGCACTGCGCGGCAGCCAAGGAGTATCTCCACCAGCACAACATCCCCTTCTCCAACCGCGAAGTGGACACCGACGAAACGCAGATGGCCGAGCTGATGAAGATCTACGACGAGATGGGAGTCCCGGAAAAGAAGCGGGGGGTCCCGCTCCTGGTCATTGGCGGCACTATCAGGATGCAGGGGTTCACCCCGGAAAAGTTCGAAAAAGCGATGCAGGAGGCGAAATAG
- the asnS gene encoding asparagine--tRNA ligase, protein MGGRNRIAALLTQGEAGGETAIAGWVRTVRVGKEVTFLAVNDGSALASLQVVVEPGLANYEEVCRLGTGSSVRVRGVLAASPAAGQRVELHADRVEIVGVADQEYPLQKKRHSFEFLRTIAHLRPRTNTFGAVFRVRSALAQAVHRFFAERGFLYVHTPIITANDCEGAGELFRVTTLPMESPPLAQGRVDFGADFFGQPTGLTVSGQLEGELFALAFSDIYTFGPTFRAENSNTPRHAAEFWMIEPEMAFADLLADAALAEEFLRYLCRFVLEECADDLAFFCEHVDNTLLERVRRVADSSFAMMEYTEAIARLEKAPVPFQYPVSWGLDLQTEHERYLSEQVVGGPVFIVNYPRDIKAFYMRQNDDNRTVAAMDLLVPKVGEIIGGSQREERHDLLVQRMEETGIDPAGLWWYLESRRWGSCPHAGFGLGFERLIMYLTGMENIRDVIPFPRTPRHAEF, encoded by the coding sequence ATGGGCGGAAGAAACAGGATAGCGGCGCTGCTGACCCAGGGCGAGGCCGGCGGGGAAACGGCGATTGCCGGGTGGGTGCGGACTGTGCGGGTCGGCAAAGAGGTTACCTTTCTGGCAGTGAACGATGGCTCTGCCCTGGCGAGCCTGCAGGTGGTGGTGGAGCCGGGCCTTGCCAATTACGAAGAGGTCTGCAGGCTGGGAACCGGCAGTAGCGTCCGGGTCAGGGGTGTCCTGGCCGCATCGCCCGCAGCGGGCCAGCGGGTGGAGCTGCATGCCGACCGGGTGGAGATCGTCGGTGTGGCCGACCAGGAGTATCCGCTGCAGAAGAAGCGGCACAGCTTTGAGTTCCTCCGCACCATTGCCCATCTGCGGCCGCGGACCAACACCTTCGGTGCGGTGTTCCGGGTCCGGTCCGCCCTGGCCCAGGCCGTGCACCGCTTCTTTGCCGAGCGCGGCTTCCTCTATGTCCATACCCCGATCATCACTGCCAACGATTGCGAGGGGGCGGGCGAGCTGTTTCGCGTCACCACGCTCCCGATGGAGTCGCCGCCGCTCGCACAGGGGCGGGTTGATTTCGGCGCCGACTTCTTCGGCCAGCCGACCGGCCTCACGGTCAGCGGCCAGCTGGAAGGGGAGCTGTTCGCCCTGGCCTTCAGCGATATCTACACCTTTGGTCCCACCTTCCGCGCCGAGAACTCCAACACCCCGCGCCATGCTGCCGAATTCTGGATGATCGAGCCGGAGATGGCCTTTGCCGACCTCCTTGCCGACGCGGCCCTGGCCGAGGAGTTCCTCCGCTATCTCTGCCGGTTCGTGCTGGAGGAGTGCGCCGACGACCTGGCCTTTTTCTGCGAGCACGTGGACAATACACTCCTGGAGCGGGTCCGGCGGGTGGCGGATTCTTCCTTTGCCATGATGGAGTATACCGAGGCGATCGCCCGGCTGGAAAAGGCGCCGGTGCCGTTCCAGTACCCGGTTTCCTGGGGGCTCGACCTGCAGACCGAGCATGAGCGCTACCTGTCGGAGCAGGTGGTGGGAGGCCCGGTCTTCATCGTCAACTACCCCCGCGACATCAAGGCTTTCTACATGCGGCAGAACGACGACAACAGGACCGTTGCCGCCATGGACCTGCTGGTCCCCAAAGTGGGGGAGATCATCGGCGGCAGCCAGCGCGAAGAGCGCCACGATCTCCTGGTGCAGCGGATGGAGGAGACCGGGATCGACCCGGCCGGGCTTTGGTGGTACCTGGAGAGCCGGCGCTGGGGATCGTGCCCCCATGCCGGGTTCGGGCTCGGCTTCGAGCGGCTCATCATGTACCTGACCGGCATGGAGAACATCCGCGATGTCATCCCCTTTCCGCGGACACCACGGCATGCGGAATTCTAG
- a CDS encoding EamA family transporter has product MFKTLVIMILAVTAGTVGDILLAKGMKEMGDLSAMNLRGILNVAFQALTTPKLIIGTAMLAIFFFLWLAVLSWEDLSVALPMQALNYVLVALLAQFYLGEHVSPLRWSGIALVCVGVMLITKSSTV; this is encoded by the coding sequence ATGTTTAAGACGCTCGTGATCATGATCCTGGCGGTGACCGCCGGAACTGTCGGCGATATCCTGCTGGCCAAGGGGATGAAGGAGATGGGGGACCTCTCGGCCATGAACCTGCGCGGCATCCTCAATGTCGCATTCCAGGCGCTCACCACGCCGAAGCTGATCATCGGCACTGCCATGCTGGCAATCTTCTTCTTTCTCTGGCTGGCCGTGCTCTCCTGGGAAGACCTGTCGGTCGCCCTGCCGATGCAGGCCCTCAATTACGTGCTGGTGGCGCTTCTGGCTCAGTTCTACCTGGGCGAGCACGTGTCGCCGCTCCGCTGGTCCGGCATTGCCCTGGTCTGCGTCGGGGTGATGCTCATTACCAAGAGCAGCACTGTCTGA
- a CDS encoding PDZ domain-containing protein: MARLFLFLILCILSGTTVARAADSARNFGGVGIDGVPWADGQIVVRQLVAGGPAHLAGIKAGDIITHIDGKPTKGSVFKQMVEFRLRGQAGTTVQLTIHRPGQEKPLHFSLIRRKLIVGAGKTPAP, from the coding sequence ATGGCCAGACTTTTTCTCTTCCTCATACTCTGCATACTGTCCGGGACAACAGTCGCCCGGGCCGCCGACAGTGCGCGGAACTTCGGCGGTGTCGGCATCGACGGCGTACCGTGGGCAGACGGTCAGATCGTGGTCCGCCAACTGGTTGCCGGCGGCCCTGCCCACTTGGCCGGCATCAAGGCAGGCGACATCATTACCCACATCGACGGCAAACCGACCAAGGGGAGCGTCTTCAAGCAGATGGTGGAATTCCGCCTGCGCGGCCAGGCAGGGACCACGGTCCAGCTGACCATCCACCGACCCGGCCAGGAAAAACCGCTGCACTTTTCGCTGATCCGCAGAAAGCTGATCGTCGGCGCGGGAAAAACACCTGCCCCCTGA
- the hpnK gene encoding hopanoid biosynthesis-associated protein HpnK produces the protein MKELIVNADDFGLSSGANRAIIRAWQEGILTSTSLMVGGKAFDEAVALARENPGLQVGLHLTLVQGRAVASHPGFPSLVDHTGGFSNDPVHAGMRYFFIKSLKKQLVTEIEAQIATFRETGLPLSHLDGHLNIHMHPTVFDILSDVMPKHGITSFRLSRERLSVDLSLARRRFLGKTADAFIFDRLAKRCRPALGRLGISHAVEVKGLLNSGRMTEEYLLKALDLLQEGVTEIYFHPGCHPDEELRYWMPDYRHEEELAALVSPRVKEKLQSLGIALRNYRGETKHV, from the coding sequence ATGAAAGAGCTGATTGTCAACGCAGACGACTTCGGGCTCTCCAGTGGCGCCAATCGTGCTATTATCAGGGCCTGGCAGGAAGGAATCCTTACCAGCACCTCGCTGATGGTGGGTGGCAAGGCCTTTGACGAGGCCGTGGCGCTGGCCAGGGAGAACCCCGGCCTGCAGGTGGGGCTGCACCTCACCCTGGTGCAGGGGCGGGCGGTGGCGTCCCATCCCGGCTTCCCCTCGCTGGTTGACCATACCGGCGGTTTTTCCAACGATCCGGTGCATGCCGGTATGCGCTATTTCTTCATCAAGTCCCTGAAAAAACAGCTCGTCACGGAGATCGAGGCGCAGATCGCGACCTTTCGCGAGACCGGGCTGCCGCTCTCCCATCTGGACGGCCACCTCAACATTCATATGCACCCGACGGTCTTCGATATCCTGAGTGACGTGATGCCGAAGCATGGCATCACCAGCTTCCGCCTGTCGCGGGAGCGGCTTTCGGTCGACCTCTCCCTGGCCCGCCGCCGTTTTCTGGGGAAGACGGCCGACGCCTTCATCTTCGACCGGCTGGCAAAGCGCTGCCGGCCTGCCCTGGGACGGCTGGGGATCTCGCATGCAGTTGAGGTGAAGGGGCTTTTGAATTCGGGGCGGATGACCGAGGAATACCTGCTGAAGGCGCTGGATCTGCTGCAGGAGGGGGTGACGGAGATCTACTTCCATCCCGGCTGCCACCCCGACGAGGAACTTCGCTACTGGATGCCCGACTACCGTCACGAAGAGGAGCTGGCAGCACTGGTCAGCCCGCGGGTGAAGGAGAAGCTGCAATCACTGGGCATTGCCCTGCGCAATTATCGTGGAGAAACCAAGCATGTTTAA